From Carettochelys insculpta isolate YL-2023 chromosome 22, ASM3395843v1, whole genome shotgun sequence, one genomic window encodes:
- the LOC142025073 gene encoding adiponectin receptor protein 2-like: MGPLLGEDTNQGPEVGAEPAGWGPTAEWEAEEPDNVDPVQILTLPLQAQQAMGRMEEFVFKVWEGRWRVIPHDVLPDWLKDNDFLLHGHRPPMPSFRACFRSIFRLHTETGNIWTHLLGFLFFLVLGIGYMFSPNINYVAPIQERVVFGMFFLGAILCLCFSWLFHTVYCHSESVSRTFSKLDYSGIALLTVGSFVPWLYYSFYCSPHPQLIYLIIVCVLGITAITVSQWDHFATPQYRAVRAGVFLGLGLSGLVPTLHFMMAEGPAQAATAGQMGWLFLMALLYILGAALYATRIPERFFPGKCDIWFHSHQIFHVLVVAGACVHLHGVSQLQAFRSSLGGTCTESPVL, from the exons ATGGGACCACTGCTGGGGGAGGACACCAATCAG GGGCCAGAGGTGGGGGCCGAGCCAGCAGGATGGGGGCCCACCGCAGAGTGGGAAGCTGAGGAGCCAGACAACGTAGATCCCGTGCAAATCCTGACACTGCCGCTCCAGGCCCAGCAGGCCATGGGGAGGATGGAGGAGTTTGTCTTTAAG GTGTGGGAGGGGCGCTGGAGGGTCATCCCCCATGATGTGCTGCCTGACTGGCTGAAGGACAACGACTTCCTTCTCCATGGGCACCGCCCACCCATGCCCTCTTTCCGCGCCTGCTTCCGCAGCATCTTCCGCTTGCACACGGAGACCGGCAACATCTGGACACACCTCCTCG gcttcctcttcttcctggtcTTGGGCATTGGCTACATGTTCAGCCCCAACATTAATTATGTGGCCCCCATCCAGGAGCGTGTCGTCTTTGGGATGTTCTTCCTGGGCGCCATCCTCTGCCTCTGCTTCTCTTGGCTCTTCCACACAGTGTACTGCCACTCCGAGAGCGTGTCCCGCACCTTCTCCAA GCTGGATTACTCGGGCATCGCGTTGCTGACCGTGGGGAGCTTCGTGCCCTGGCTGTACTACTCCTTCTACTgctcgccccacccccagctcatctacctcatcattgTCTGCGTGCTGGGCATTACAGCCATCACAGTGTCCCAGTGGGACCACTTTGCCACACCCCAGTACCGTGCTGTGCGGGCAG GTGTattcctgggcctgggcctgagtGGGCTGGTGCCCACCCTGCACTTCATGATGGCTGAGGGCCCGGCCCAGGCAGCGACGGCTGGGCAGATGGGCTGGCTCTTCCTCATGGCGCTGCTCTACATCCTGGGCGCAGCGCTGTATGCCACTCGCATACCTGAGCGCTTCTTCCCCGGCAAGTGCGACATCTGG ttCCACTCCCACCAGATCTTCCACGTGCTGGTGGTGGCGGGGGCCTGTGTCCACCTCCACGGGGTGTCCCAACTCCAGGCCTTCCGCTCCTCGCTGGGGGGCACCTGCACCGAGAGCCCTGTGCTGTGA